In the genome of Montipora foliosa isolate CH-2021 chromosome 3, ASM3666993v2, whole genome shotgun sequence, one region contains:
- the LOC137995631 gene encoding uncharacterized protein, with the protein MTTMGESRKGAHSPNNSLANPKTKVNVGCWNVRTMFLVGKTAQSTAEMTRYGIGMLGISECRWSGFGRLKARTGETIIYSGRDDDVHQSGVAIIMSKKVAQCLDSWRPISDRIIEARFFSRFIKTTVIQVYASTNEADDEVKDDFYEQLQKIVDEVPRHDMLLVIGDWNAKVGEQQLGEEGIVKKFGMIGERSDNGERFVSFCALNNLAIASTMFPHKEIHRYTWTSPNGQYHNQIDHMAVRSNFKRSVQDVRAYRGADCANNNNLVIARTLLKLNRTGRRTVQVRRYETSKLNVPEIRKQFQLELKNRFSCLVIEDDCDENRQEDEGEVAHENVVEKKWKKIKDTYCETAKDVLGYRTRKNKSWISPESWKRVKERKQLKQKLAGTRSERLKARLQQEYRKKDLEVKKSLRKDKREWANNFAQEAEDAAKCGQMKGVYDARRRLCSEPPKKIDMVRNNEGNFLTKEEELQQRWKEHFVELLNRPNPEQEAEVISEMEAIEEIPSGPITKAEIRTAITSMKAAKAPGVDCLTVELLKADITTTVNVLHDLFCEIWVSETVPAFGGGASLSRLPKKGISPSVETGGGLL; encoded by the coding sequence ATGACGACAATGGGTGAAAGCCGAAAGGGAGCCCATTCTCCAAACAACTCGTTGGCAAACCCCAAAACTAAAGTAAACGTGGGATGTTGGAATGTGAGAACTATGTTCTTGGTAGGAAAAACAGCCCAGAGTACAGCTGAGATGACGCGTTATGGCATTGGTATGTTAGGGATAAGTGAATGCAGGTGGTCAGGATTTGGGCGGTTGAAAGCAAGAACAGGTGAAACCATCATATATTCGGGCAGGGACGACGATGTACATCAGAGTGGGGTCGCAATAATCATGTCCAAGAAGGTCGCCCAATGTCTAGACAGTTGGAGACCGATAAGTGACCGCATCATAGAAGCTCGCTTCTTCTCGCGCTTCATCAAGACAACAGTTATCCAGGTTTATGCCTCAACCAATGAGGCAGACGACGAGGTGAAAGACGACTTCTATGAACAGTTACAAAAGATTGTGGACGAGGTGCCGAGGCACGATATGCTCTTGGTCATAGGCGACTGGAATGCAAAAGTGGGTGAGCAACAACTTGGAGAGGAAGGCATTGTAAAAAAATTTGGTATGATAGGGGAGAGAAGCGACAACGGGGAGCGCTTTGTGTCTTTCTGTGCACTGAACAATCTTGCTATTGCATCAACTATGTTCCCACATAAAGAAATACACAGATACACGTGGACTTCACCAAATGGCCAATACCACAACCAGATCGATCATATGGCCGTTAGATCCAATTTTAAACGATCAGTACAGGATGTGAGGGCATATAGGGGTGCAGACTGTGCTAATAACAATAACCTTGTGATTGCTAGGACACTGCTAAAGCTAAACAGAACAGGCAGGAGAACAGTACAAGTCAGAAGATACGAGACCAGTAAGCTGAATGTTCCTGAAATTAGGAAGCAATTTCAGTTGGAGCTAAAGAACAGGTTCAGCTGTTTAGTGATAGAAGATGATTGTGACGAAAATAGACAGGAGGACGAGGGCGAAGTAGCACACGAGAACGTAGTagagaaaaagtggaaaaagatCAAAGACACTTACTGCGAGACAGCCAAGGATGTGCTAGGCTACagaacaaggaaaaataagAGCTGGATCAGTCCAGAAAGCTGGAAGAGAGTCAAAGAAAGGAAGCAGTTAAAGCAAAAGTTAGCTGGCACAAGGTCGGAGCGACTAAAGGCAAGGCTGCAACAGGAATACAGGAAGAAAGATCTAGAAGTGAAGAAAAGTTTGAGAAAGGACAAGAGAGAGTGGGCTAACAATTTTGCGCAAGAGGCAGAGGATGCTGCTAAGTGTGGGCAGATGAAGGGTGTGTACGATGCTAGAAGAAGGCTGTGCAGCGAGCCACCAAAGAAAATTGACATGGTAAGGAACAACGAAGGCAATTTCTTGACAAAAGAAGAGGAACTGCAACAAAGATGGAAAGAGCACTTTGTTGAATTACTGAATAGACCCAACCCGGAGCAGGAGGCCGAAGTGATCAGCGAAATGGAAGCTATAGAAGAGATACCATCAGGCCCCATAACTAAAGCCGAGATTAGGACCGCCATCACGAGCATGAAAGCAGCCAAAGCACCTGGTGTGGACTGCTTAACAGTAGAACTGCTCAAGGCTGACATTACAACAACAGTCAATGTACTCCATGACCTTTTCTGTGAGATATGGGTCAGTGAGACTGTTCCTGCATTTGGAGGAGGGGCCTCATTGTCAAGATTGCCAAAAAAGGGGATCTCACCAAGTGTGGAAACTGGCGGGGGATTACTTTGA
- the LOC137995630 gene encoding uncharacterized protein: MIHFLKDSQCVKMRTRSYEMRTRYCKKTLNKLDISLKSVTKANNDLEQYTRRECVEIRGVPQKPDESTNTIVKEVGKAVGVEIADIDILVSHRLPPSKSYKSRKPGPPPIIVKFVRRDTKDAFYQARMKYMTSKALGFPDKNRMYISKSLSPANRKLFNEAYKLKKDLDYKFLWTSNGRVFLRATKASSVISIYSLDLVKKIRNQNGRSIPEEPVAQGKNLQDGISDLPLT; encoded by the coding sequence ATGATACACTTCTTAAAAGACTCTCAGTGTGTGAAGATGAGAACAAGAAGCTACGAAATGAGAACAAGATATTGCAAAAAAACTCTGAACAAACTGGATATCTCGCTCAAGTCTGTGACCAAGGCAAACAATGACTTGGAGCAATACACTCGAAGAGAGTGTGTGGAGATACGAGGCGTTCCACAGAAACCGGATGAATCAACGAATACAATTGTGAAAGAAGTGGGGAAGGCTGTTGGTGTTGAAATTGCTGATATAGATATATTGGTCAGCCACCGTCTTCCACCATCTAAATCGTACAAAAGCCGAAAACCTGGCCCGCCACCCATTATTGTCAAGTTTGTCAGGCGTGACACAAAAGATGCATTTTATCAGGCAAGAATGAAGTATATGACATCCAAAGCCCTTGGATTTCCGGATAAGAATAGGATGTACATCTCCAAAAGCCTTTCCCCTGCAAATCGTAAACTTTTTAACGAAGCTTATAAATTGAAGAAAGATCTGGATTACAAATTCCTCTGGACATCAAATGGAAGGGTATTCTTGAGAGCTACCAAGGCATCCTCAGTCATCTCCATTTACAGCTTGGATCTTGTGAAAAAAATCAGGAATCAAAACGGGAGATCAATACCAGAAGAACCAGTAGCTCAAGGGAAAAATCTTCAAGATGGAATCTCTGACCTACCTCTCACATAA